Genomic DNA from Nitrospirota bacterium:
ATCTCCAGCGTTATTGGCAGGTGCACTCCGTCCGCGAGTGCCGCGAGCGCAGCCTCCCGCATCACGTCCTTCCCGAGGTCCTCTTTCCCTGCCATCTCCTCGATGTCGATCCTGACGATAGCAGTGAGCTTCATTTTATCATCGGGAAACTCCCCGTAGCCGCCCTCGGGCTGATACTTCTCCATGAGCAACCTGAGGCCGAACAGGCGCCCTGCCTCGTCCTCCACGATGCGCGCCCGGCCTTTCACGATCACGCTCCGATAGAGATACTCGGCCCTGCACGGAATGCCCCGGCTTTTCACGAGCGCGACCGGCAGATCAGCCTCGAAGCAGACGCGGTCGTCCCGTTTGATGTCGTCGATCTTCTCGCCTTCCCGGGCTGAATGAAAGAAGATCCGGCCCTCATGGTACGCGAAGTTCAGAGGCTTCACCATGGGGTAACCGTCCCTCCCGATCGTGCCGAGCCTGCCGACGTGGCAGGTGTTCAGCAGCTGGATGACCTGGTGACTGTCCGTGATCTCTTTTTTCGCCTGGCGCATCTGCTCTCCTTACAACAAAGGCCGACCCCTCATCGCTACTCCGCGCTCTGTGCGCGCGGGGAACACAATTTTACCGTTCACTTCACCAGGTCCGCTTCCACATCAAGGAATATCTGTACTTCCTTCCCCGCCACAAGCCCGCCGCCTTCCATAAGC
This window encodes:
- a CDS encoding pyridoxamine 5'-phosphate oxidase family protein: MRQAKKEITDSHQVIQLLNTCHVGRLGTIGRDGYPMVKPLNFAYHEGRIFFHSAREGEKIDDIKRDDRVCFEADLPVALVKSRGIPCRAEYLYRSVIVKGRARIVEDEAGRLFGLRLLMEKYQPEGGYGEFPDDKMKLTAIVRIDIEEMAGKEDLGKDVMREAALAALADGVHLPITLEMI